CCATTACAAATGCTTATTAGGATATGACTGTAATGAGGTATTTGATTCCGCTAATGCGATATTACAaatcaattccaattccccGATGAATGATTCGTCGATCAAAATaacttgatgatgacgataacagtcaaaaaagaaaatgttgatatcgtctttccaacaaaagaagagatattgaCCTCGCTTCATGTCTCGCGAACGTCTTTCAATCTTGCTTACATCTCCAGCAACTGTCTCAACTTGTCCTTCCTGGCATTCATCCAGCCGATAAGTCAGACCCGCACGAAATGGTTCTTCAACGCTCAATGACAGCTTTATCCCGACCGTCTGCCCtcttcgcttcttcatcaagaatcGCATTAAGCCGATCGTTGGCAACCGTTAGAGATGCCCCAATACATTCCGCTAAACCGTGAGTAGCAATCATCTATGCGATTGGAGACGAGATTCCGCTTGCTAATATCACTGCTTTTGTAGACCTACAGGTATGTTAAGAATGCTTCATGCAGTAACGGAGTTTGCCACCTGACGATCTGACTTCATTTAGCTGTCGTAATGATGAACATGGGAGGACCCTCTACCGTGAGTGCAGCTATAGTGCAATTGACCGCGACCACTCCTGTTCGTGTAACACGCAGCGGATGCTCCTTTAGCTCCGAACGGACAGTGGAGTTTTCATCGCCTGCTATGTGTTACATTGTCGATGTCTCTATGAAAGTATGATCGTTATACTGATTTACTTATCTAATGAATAGATTCCCGAAGTACACGATTTCTTATCACGTTTATTTCACGATCACGATTTGATACCATTACCATTCCAATCCATACTTGCACCTATAATAGCCAAGAGACGTACGCCTCAAATAGAAAAACAGTATACCGAAATAGGAGGTGGATCACCTATATTGAAATGGACAAagattcaaggtgaagaaatGTGTAAATTATTAGATGAATTAAATCCTGAATCCGCACCACATAAACCATACGTTGCATTCAGATATGCTAAACCTTTAACGGAAGATTGTctggaagaaatgaaaaaagaTGGTGTAAAAAGAGCGATTGCATTCACACAATATCCTCAATATAGTTGTTCAACCACTGGTAGTAGTTTAAATGAATTATTCAGGATCGCTAAGAAAGATGGTTATGGTGATCAAGGTTCGGTAGAGTGGAGTGTAATGGATAGATGGCCTGTAAACAAAGGTTTAATAGAGGTGAGCATACTGAAAACTGACATTATTCCCAATCAAATTCTATATTTCTCTTGCCCCCCGATCAGGTTCAAGTGCGCGCAAGCTGACTTTATGTGTTTGTTCTCTGCCACCTATCCAGGCTTTCGcacaaaacatcaaaaccGCTTTACAGCAATACCCcgaagaaaggaggaatgaCGTCGTGATCTTATTTTCAGCTCACTCCTTACCTCTAGAAATTGTAAAGTGAGTCCAGCTTCGAGAAACAGAAGGAATGTGAGAATGACTTAGCTGACGCATACCTGCATCGCGCAGTCGAGGTGATCCTTACACAGCTGAAGTAGCCGCTACCGTTCATTCCGTGATGACCGAGTTGAACTTCTGCAACCCGTGAGTCTTGCTCACACCCATATCAACCATTCTCCATGAGTCGTTGTTGCATACAATATGACCGCTATCAAGATCGTTGACGTTTCCTGATTTCAGTTATCGGCTCACTTGGCAATCCAAAGTCGGACCAAAAGCATGGCAAGGTCCTCAGACAGCTTCAGCAATAGAAGGTTTCGCCAAGATCGGTAAAAAAGACGTTTGTTTAGTACCGATCGCTTTCACAAGTGATCACATCGAGACTTTGTATGAGCTGGATATCGAGGTCAAAGAAGAGgctgaaaaggtgagttcagaGCATTTTCCTGGGTTGAATCTGACATGTATCGTGTACACAGCTCGGTATCCATCTCACCCGTGCATCCTCATTGAACGATTCACCAATATTCCTCCGAGCTATCGCGGATCTGGTATCCAACCATATGAAAGATTACGATGCGGGCAAAATCGGACCTACTGGTAAACAATTATCACTACGATGTCCAGGATGTGTCAATCCCAAATGTGGAAAGACTAAAGAATGGTTGGCGAATGGAGGGAAAGATTTAGCGGTTGCTGCTTAGGAGTTGTTCGTGAATGATTGTACAGGGAGGGGATAAAGGCAGTGATCTTTGCGCGACATGATGCAATTCAATAAGGGTTCTGTCAAAATACAACGATACCAATGCATATGATTACAACATCTCCaatctttccctcctttcaGGTTGCTCAGCATCTACAttttcatcctcgtctttCAATCTATTCAACTCCCTTTCGACTTCTCGTTCCAATAACAACCAATCTTGTCTGGTCAGACTCTGCAGTGATTTGAAGTAGAATGCTATTTTCCTGGGAATTGCTCCACCTGCTTTTGGTGTGCTGAACAAATGATATAGGTCACTGAGGAGATTGAATATCTTGGGTGAAGAGGTTGTTATGATTGGTGGATGTATGAGAGAAGGCAGTAAGGATAgtagttgaagaagaatcgatATTGTTGGAGGTGATGACTATCCGAGGGCAATCAGTCAGTCTGCAAAGGTATACAGCTAGACCTCGGCGCGAACGACTGTGTAGGTTGGGAAGACATACCATTTCATCGCCGATTTTATCCCATACATCGCCCCAAGCAGAGCTCAGATTCTCATATCTGGTAGTAGATTTAGGTTGCACTAAAAATGGTACGAGTTGTCCTAGAtattctttcatttcttggGGAGATATATCTGATTCTTGTAGATACGCATAAGATAAAGCAGGCAGTCTGAATGAAAGTAATGTATGTAGGTATGCGATGCTATACGATATCATTAATCGATTAGCATGAAGCCACCTTGTATACTTCGAAACGAGAACATACCATATAGCAACAGCATTGTAAATCAATTTTTTGCCTACCCCTTCAGGCGGCGAAATAGTGTTTATCACTTGATTCGGTAATAGTTCAGGCATAGAAGCAGTCTCCAGCTTCTCCACTTCGGCATGAGaatcttgttcctcttctccatctgaatCTTCGTTCAAATGATCTTCCCACCAAGGTAAAACACTCGGCGTTTTCAGTGTGTTCGTAGGTTTGGTAGCTTCATCAAGTAgttctttcgcttcttgtGAATCTGGGTTTTTTAATGCGGTTAAGAAAGCATCTCTGTGATGTTGAGGTAAGAGGTGGAATAACTGATTGGAATCgatttcatctatatcagATCAATTGGGATACATCGTCAATTTGCTgatacttcatcatctcctaaTAATCAGATGACAGTGAGATGTCATAGAAAGGGCTACTCACCCAGATCTATatctttcaacttctctaatagttcatcttcatcctcttcatgtctttccaattcttctaattcagctaACGtatctcctccaccttcagcttgagcttgttcgAATCTACGTAACAT
Above is a genomic segment from Kwoniella shivajii chromosome 8, complete sequence containing:
- a CDS encoding ferrochelatase — encoded protein: MGGPSTIPEVHDFLSRLFHDHDLIPLPFQSILAPIIAKRRTPQIEKQYTEIGGGSPILKWTKIQGEEMCKLLDELNPESAPHKPYVAFRYAKPLTEDCLEEMKKDGVKRAIAFTQYPQYSCSTTGSSLNELFRIAKKDGYGDQGSVEWSVMDRWPVNKGLIEAFAQNIKTALQQYPEERRNDVVILFSAHSLPLEIVNRGDPYTAEVAATVHSVMTELNFCNPYRLTWQSKVGPKAWQGPQTASAIEGFAKIGKKDVCLVPIAFTSDHIETLYELDIEVKEEAEKLGIHLTRASSLNDSPIFLRAIADLVSNHMKDYDAGKIGPTGKQLSLRCPGCVNPKCGKTKEWLANGGKDLAVAA